The genome window AGCTCCTCTGGACTGTTTTTCCATTGCCCCACCTCAGCCTCAGAAATTAGACAGGCCTCTCGGGGTCCTCAAAGCCCCAAATCCAAAACCCAAGAAAAGAGTCTCTTCTGAAAAGGGCCTTTCTGGTCAACCTCTTCCCCTGGTTCCCTAGCACCAAAGGCCCACCAGGCACGCATAGTTCCTGGATGGGAAATCCTGACTGGGTCCGTGTAGACCCAGATCCTGGGCGAACTGTGGGGTCCCTAGGTTCCTGGAGCCAGGCATGTCTAGGCAGCACTCACCCAGTCGGTGCAGACCCTCGGGCCGTGGAACACGACCCAGCCTGGCCCCAGTGGGACTCCCTGGGTTAGTGAGAGCCCTGGGTCCAAAGGAGCTGACCAAACCTTCGGGGAGTTCACCACTCACCGGGTCAGTGTGGACCCAGGGTCATGGAGCCCCGGCTGGCCGGGCCTGGGCTCAGGGTTTCCTGCGGATGTTGGAAGAATCGAGCTAGTCCGACAGCCGATCACCCAGATGGGCTGGGTTGCCTCCCCACACCCAGCCGCCAAGACCCGAGCCCAGCGCGCCCCAGGGTCGCCGGCGCCAGGCCAAGGGCTCGGCTCCCAACAGCGGACAACCTCGCGCGCGGCCCCGCCGCCCGCGCGCGCCCCCGCCCGCGCGTCCCCGCCATCAAAACATTCCGGCTGCGCGCCTTCGCCCCTCCCGCGGCGCCCCTTCCCCCGTTACTCGCCGTGAGCTCACTTAGGGCTCCGCGGGCACCCTCCGTCAGGCCCGACCCGGGCCTTGGGATTCCAGTAACCGATCTCGCGTTTCACCTCAGGAACCGTGACCCGAGCGATTCCAGGGGCTCGGTCGGCTCCGCTCGTTTCGTCGGGACCCAAAGCTCTGGGCCCGGCGCCTGCCACTCACTGTCACCCGCAGCCAGTCTGGCCAATGAGCATAGGGGGTAGAGACACGACGGCCAATACTCGGCTTCGGGGGCGGGACTAAAGGTTCAAGGTGGGTTTTGGACAGTCAGAGGACCAATAGCGCGCGCTGTGTGGGGCGGGGCTGAGGTGCGGGCGACGCCATTTGTCCCCTTCGCTGCTCCGTAGTGACGAGATTGTTGTGGTGTTGCAGAAATCCGGGCTTGGAATTGTAAACGTGCGTGCCGCTCGGCTCCCCGGGACCTTtggtgccgctcctgagggtgggggCGAGTCCACGCGGTTTAGTCATTGCTGGAGCTCATCGCGCGGGTATCGAGGAGCGGTCGCTTAGGGAACCTCAGTGATTTTTAGCTCTACTGGACTCGATTTGGGAGCTGGTTGCTTCCCCCTTTCACTCTCTGTGGTCCGAGACTGTGCGTTTGAGAAAGCGGCCTGGGGTCACGTATTAAGCCCCAGAGCGGACTCCTGGTACCAGAGTGAGGCCCGAGGTGCTTTGCGGCGTGGGGGAGACCCAAGTCAGGCAGGCAGGAGACCGGGCGGTAGGATCGCACTCTGGGGAGCTCTGTTTCTGTCCCTTTCTGCTCCAGGAGCTCCTCCTAAAGAATTTCTGCTCAGCTATGTCGCCGGTTTCAGCAGCAACCCAGGTTCCTACGTTGGTCTCCCTCTTTGACCTCAACGCGGATGCTCCGATCCTTCAGGGCCTCAGCCTGGTGAGCCACCCTTCTGGGGAGGCTCTGGCCCAGGCTCTGCGGACTTCCTGTCCAGGTATCTGGGAAGGTTTGGGGAGGACCCACGAGGAACGTGACAGGCTCTTTAGAGCTTATTGCTCGTCCAGGGAACACATTCTTATTGATACTCCCCGGTTTAAGAGCCCTTGTTGACATCGCTTTCTACTGgataaaatttatcttaaattcaCTCAATCTCCGGGTTGTTTCCAGCACAGGCCCCCGAATTGTCTCCAAACAAGCCTCTTGCCATTGCTTAGGTCTGGTCACATTTACAGCACTGCCCGCAAAAAACTTCAAAATTCCTAGATATAGTCCAAATTTAAGTGGTTTCAAATCAAATCATTCGTTCTTAATGaatgtaaaacaattttttggtttttttacaaCCTTAATTTGCCTCTGGCTgttcttgaactttttttttttttaaacaaaccacACCGTAATTGGAAATGTAagctaaaaaaaaacacaggcatTTGGGAAGTGGTTTTTGCagttaaaaataatcttaacgttaccaaaaattattttctacaggGTTCCTCTAAACAGTCCCTTTAGTTAATGTCAAGTATTTGATGTGTATTTGTCTCACATCTCTTCAGAAGCATACTTGTGTAAAGTGATTACTGTGCTGTTTATCTCGTGATTCCTAGATTGCAAACTCTTTGAAGGAAAGGATGTGCCATCTTTTTCTTTCGTATTCTCCTTTGTATATCAGACACTGAATATAATTCCAGGTACTGCAGGTTTGTACTCCCTTTCCACCTCTTATTACCCTCCCCTTATTTAGGTTCAGGAGAGACAGCAAGCCCAGAAAGAAAACCACTCCAGGGTCCGCTGGATATTTCAGACAAGTTATTTTGTTCCACTTGTGACCAGAACTTTCACAACCACCAGGAACAGGTAAAAGGCCAGGTGCAGAGCTAAATGGCAGAAGCAAAAGTATAGGGTGGGTGAGGAGAGGCAGACATGTGGTTTGTCTTTCATTAATAAAAGTCGGTGTTTTGACTGAGGCCGTTGGTGTTACCTGGTCATACTTTCTGGAGTTCTGTCACTGGTCTTGGGTACCACAAAGGGCCAGGCTAGGGCATATTTCCACACTCAGCCTCTTTCTTTGCCTCCTACCAGAGGGAACATTATAAGCTTGACTGGCATCGGTTTAACCTAAAGCAACGTCTCAAGGACAAGCCTCTCCTGTCTGCCCTGGATTTTGAAAAGCAGAGTTCCACAGGTGATGGTTGGTAGGAGACCTGTGTTGAGTAGGACATGGGGATGGAGGAAGGCCCTAGTTTAGGAGCTTGGGGAAAGGTCAAAGATGGCACACCAAACTTGTGCACTTCATGTTGTTTTCAGGAGATCTTTCCAGCATCTCAGGATCAGAGGACTCAGACTCAGCCAGTGAGGAGGACTTGCAGATACCGGATGAGGAGAGGGCTGAGTTTGAGAAGCCCAGCAGACCCCAAGGCATCCACCCCCATCGGGTTCTTTTCCAAAACGCTCGGGGCCAGTTTCTTTATGCCTATCGCTGTGTGCTGGGCCCTCACCAGGCAAGTGGCGGCCCAGGTTGTGTGGCCAACTGCAACCTTTATACACTCAGCCTAGGTCTCCCCTAAGCCTGGGCCAtttcttacttcttttcttcctgttggATATGGGTATCACCACTGACAGCACAGTCTTGGACTGAATTTGCCTGAATCTGGGGTCCAGTATAATGGAATTAAGTTTGGAAACAGACCAGTCTAGGTTTGAATTGCTGTTCTACCACTTGATTTGACTACCTCTACAAGCCTCaaatttccttgtctgtaaagtggaGACAAGCCTCAGGATGGCTGTAAGAAATGAGATCACGCATGTAAGACACTTGGCGCTGGGTTTCTTCCTGTGAGTGCGTGCCACGGGCATGCTTGTGCTGTCCCTctgtcatccaggtgcccccagaagaaCCTGAACTGCTGCTACACAACCTGCAAAACGGAGGTCCCAGACACTCTGTGGTGCTCATGGCTGCATCTGGGCACTTTGCTGGAGCCATTTTCCAAGGGTGAGAGGGTGCTGCCTGGGGTATAAGGATGCAGTGGGTCCGGTTAGCCTGGGTGTACGGGCTGGTTTCCAGCACTGAGTCTGTGTTGTCTACAGAAGAGACGTGGTGACCCACAAAACCTTTCACCGCTACACAGTGCGGGCCAAGCGGGGCACAGCCCAGGGAATTCGGGATGCCCGGGGTGGGGCTTCTCGTTCTGCCGGAGCCAACCTGAGGCGCTATAATGAAGCCACGTTATACAAGGTGAGTTAGGCGTCTCAGATCTGGTGGTCTGCTAATCTACTTTTTTCCCTCTCATCAAATGTTACAGTGGGGAGCTTGATGCCTGCCTCCTCCCAGTCTTCATTATTTCTGGAAAGGCGAAGGTAGACTAGGGATGGATCCCAAGAGTCTTCAtcctctcattctttcttcctctataTTATCTTCTGCTTCCCATTCCTTACACGTCATCTGTGGGCTGGTTTTTTGGttggagatttaaaaatagcAAGTGAAAATACATGGGTCTGAGTTACTCTCTTCTCTAGGATGTTCGTGACCTGCTGGCAGGGCCAGTCTGGGCTAAAGCgctgggggaggctgggacaGTACTGCTGCGTGCTCCCCGCTCTGGCCGGTCCCTGTTCTTCGGAGGCCATGGGGCACCCCTGCAACGGGGGGATCCCCGACTTTGGGATATCCCCCTCGCCACCCGCAGACCCACCTTCCGAGAGCTACAGCGTGTGCTCCATAAGCTGACCACCTTGCATGTCCATGGTGAGCTTTTGATCCGGATCCCCAGACTCCCTAGATCTTCTTGTACCTTCCAGCCCAAGCCTTGGGTTCTCATTTATACACCCAGACAACATCTTCATTGAGAGAGACCTGGGCTGGCTTCTGCTCAGGTAAACTTGAGAAACATCTTTTGTTTTATGGCAGGAGAAGACCCCCGGGAGACAGTCAGGTTGGACTCACCTCAGACACACTGGAAGACGAGAGGGGGGAAGAAGGCTATCGAGGCAGAAAGAAAGGTCTCCAGTGATGAAAATGAGGCCCTTGGGCAGAATGAGGAATCTCCCAAACCAGGGGTTTGAGCACCATCTGGCAACTGTCAACTCTCTCTGGGTGTCTATCCTGGAAATGCAGTGTCAAATCTGCTGTTGCTTCTCTCTTTATAATGAGCCCTTACACAACACATACAgcattacacatacacacacacacacacacacacacacacacaggtctgtTATGATAAGGGGCACCTGGTAGCAATTACTGAGATGGGTTTAGTGACCTTTCCAAGCTTcctgttctgttttgttcactgatgtatccccaGTACTTAGAAAACACGAAATAGTACGTGAAACAGATGCTTGTGTGGCACGGATCTCACATAATTGCCATCTCACCCGGATGCTGCGGTTTGGACCGAGGCCTGCTTTCCCCGGGGCAGACTCCGCTGTTGTGGCTGTCAGTGCTCCCATGCTCTCCCCCGTTGTGTACCATCCTAATGCGGCTCCAGGGGAGAGTCTAAGGACGCTTGTCCCTCCGTACCTCCTGCTGGGTCTTTCCCTCTGAGCTGAGCCTCATTTCTGCATGTGATATTATTGGATTCAGCTCTTGACGTGCTGATCTTGCGTGACAAAATAcaaatacttattttcatttcaagaCAATTTGGATTCTCTTTTTATGTACATTCTCATACATCTGGGCAGCTCACATCCTTCCACCCTCTGTGTATTTCTTTAGGTGGACCTAACATGTAGCATTTTTCCCTAGGTTCAGANNNNNNNNNNNNNNNNNNNNNNNNNNNNNNNNNNNNNNNNNNNNNNNNNNNNNNNNNNNNNNNNNNNNNNNNNNNNNNNNNNNNNNNNNNNNNNNNNNNNNNNNNNNNNNNNNNNNNNNNNNNNNNNNNNNNNNNNNNNNNNNNNNNNNNNNNNNNNNNNNNNNNNNNNNNNNNNNNNNNNNNNNNNNNNNNNNNNNNNNTTGAAGGTAAGTGACGAGTATATGGGGTTTTATTATATTATCTCTACTTTGGGgggtatttttaaatgtccttaatAAAAAGTTACTGTAACATTTTAGGgtattaaaaaagaatgtatacattcacaaaccaaagagaaagaatagaatagaaagaaatATCACCTTTGTGCTGATAAGTCTCAAATTTATATGTCCTTTAGGACTTCTCTGAATATCAGACTCACatgcttatttgctttttttgaCATTACCACTTGAAAGCCTGTTAGACATCTCAAATATCACACATTCAAAGTAAAACTCCCAATGTCCCACTCTCACCCTGCTCCCTGCCAAAAATGTTTCTGTCCTAAAGCTTCCAAGGCTTCTACCCACGTGCTTACGTTAAAAACCTAGAATCACCctacattttctctttccctttctccttcctctcttttttggTTAGACTTTTCTTGGCCGCAAATAACGGAAAGCCTAATTAACAGAGGCTTAAACAATGAGGATATTTATTATCCTGCAAGAAATCTGAGTGTAGGGCAGTCCCAGGGTTGATTCGGTGATGTTACCAACAGCTCCAGTATTTCAAGCTATCTGCTCTGGCATCCTCAATGGGCTGGTGGCATCTTCCCTTATGATCACAAAATGGCTGCAGCAGCTCCAAGTGTCATGTCCTCATTTGCTAAGGCTGGGAAGGTGAAAGTCCTCCCATAGTCTCTTTTTATCAGGGAGGAAAACCTTGCCTTCAAGCATCCTTGTAGATTTCCCTTATATCTCACTAGCCCCTTGCCTAAACTAGTCATTGGAAGGAGGGACTGGAATTACCATTAATGGTTTAGACTAATTTATACTCACACCTAGGTCTGGGAAAGGCCATCTTTCCTTGAGCAAGTGGAAGGGTAAATAATTATACAAATTCAGGACCCTGCCAGCAAAGACAAAATAGAGGCAGGGGGCAGGTAAGGCTGTTGGGTAGATCTGCACACCCCACATTAGTGTGTCCTATAACTTTATTTCGAACCCAGCTACTTCCCACAATCCCTGCCCCAGTCCACGCCACCATCCCTCATGCCTGGATGCCAGAAGTAGCCTCCTAATGGGCTTCCTGCTTTTCCTTTGGAACTCCTGGTCTTGCTTACCCTTATAATGCTTCCTCTACACAGCAGCGGCAATAATCTCTCTAAAACACAAAGTAGGCAATGATGCTTGCTTAAACCCTCCCATTGCCCCAGTCATGGAAGGCATTCTTTCAAGACTCCTTTACCTCTGTGTTTTCAGCTTGCagagctccctccttccctccctccttctccttgaaCACACCAGGTTGGCTCCTTTGGCCTCACCATTCTCTCGACCTGGAGCACTATGATCCAGATCTTGTTATGGCTGACTCCTTGGCATTGGGTCTCAGTTCAAACATcagcttctttcccttccttccttctttctttctttctttctttctttctttctttctttctttctttctttctttctttcacatcaGCTTCTTAGAGAGCTGTTCCCTGTCAATAGTAGGCTCCCCATCTCTTTCTGTGCCATTATCctggtttattttcttcatgtgtttatttctatctgaaatttccttgtttttttttatttattatctgtcttctcCATGAAAATGTAAGCTCTTTAAGAGCACAAACTCTTTGTCCACCACTGTATCCTTGGCACCtggaatagtgcttggcacataacagacactcaataaatatttgttgaagaaattaagATATGGATTTCCTCTCATTTCATAACTGAGATACATTAATATGCTTTAAAATCTCAGTCTCTTTACTCTGTTGTACATAAGACCTTCCCCCCTGCCTACCTTTAGGATAGTTTTCTTTCCAGAGTTGGTGATGTCTACATTGACTCTTGAGATGCCCAACTTTGAAGGCCAGTTGGGAAGTTGAAGTGCTGGACAAGAAGGTTTTGGGCCCAGTGGGCCCTCTGGGAACCCAAATGCCTCCATCTGGATAATAATTCCTGAGGTCTATGGCTTCATGGATCAACCCACTGTAGGCTGGGCTTGCTTACCTTTGAAGTGTTGGTTGGCTGTGTCTTCTCTCTGGGGATTTTGGCCTCTTAATTCCAATTGGGAGAGTGATGACTGCAGTCCACAGTCAAAACCGGAGTTAACCCTCTTGATATTCTGGGTCATTCCCTGGCATACTGTGTTGAGAAGGGCTCTGAAAAAAGCCCCCAACCTCAAAATAACTCCCCCACCATTTGGCACCTTGACTGAAGTTTCATATTAGCAACTGCTTCGTGGATAAGGTTGTTAGATAAAATTCCTTTATTTGCTAAAGCTGGCATTCCTATTCCTGGTCATGGTTGCTGACTGGAAGAATGACTGGATGGAGAGGCGCAGTGTGGTTTCTAGGCAGCATTAGAGGCCATTTGAGGTTAGTGGTCATACATTTGAAGTCAGGTCAGTCAGCCCAGTTCTGGATTTTTCTATAGCCACTGTTTAGCTGGGTCAGGACAGGCGCTGAGTTGGTGAAGAACCAGGGTTGTGATTTAGTCAAACGAGGATGCTGAAGCTGGAGGGAGGCAAGGGAGTGATCATGGCCACCGTGGAATTtaagatggaaaggaaggagataAAGACACAGGAGGGGGATGAGGCACAGTGAAAGCTCTGTCTTGTGGAAAGGGGAGAAGCACTAAGCCTGAGTCCCAGGTGAATTTCAATTCCACCACTAATGAGCCCctacgtgaccttgggca of Halichoerus grypus chromosome 4, mHalGry1.hap1.1, whole genome shotgun sequence contains these proteins:
- the ANKZF1 gene encoding tRNA endonuclease ANKZF1 translates to MSPVSAATQVPTLVSLFDLNADAPILQGLSLVSHPSGEALAQALRTSCPGSGETASPERKPLQGPLDISDKLFCSTCDQNFHNHQEQREHYKLDWHRFNLKQRLKDKPLLSALDFEKQSSTGDLSSISGSEDSDSASEEDLQIPDEERAEFEKPSRPQGIHPHRVLFQNARGQFLYAYRCVLGPHQVPPEEPELLLHNLQNGGPRHSVVLMAASGHFAGAIFQGRDVVTHKTFHRYTVRAKRGTAQGIRDARGGASRSAGANLRRYNEATLYKDVRDLLAGPVWAKALGEAGTVLLRAPRSGRSLFFGGHGAPLQRGDPRLWDIPLATRRPTFRELQRVLHKLTTLHVHGEDPRETVRLDSPQTHWKTRGGKKAIEAERKVSSDENEALGQNEESPKPGV